The following proteins come from a genomic window of Pleuronectes platessa chromosome 2, fPlePla1.1, whole genome shotgun sequence:
- the tamm41 gene encoding phosphatidate cytidylyltransferase, mitochondrial, with the protein MSLTALHSTAVIYRRILSQFPQDISLAFAYGSGVFKQQGTSQGQMEKNMLDFVLTVDDPVTWHTMNLLQNRKHYSILKLLGPRMISSIQNEHGAAVYYNTLVPVDGRIIKYGVISTESLIDDLMHWKTLYVAGRLHKPVKMLVQSENGKLRAALVSNLKSAVMASFLMLPESFTEEDLFLQIAGLSYAGDFRMVIGEDKSKVANIVKDNIQHFRILYSNILRDCPQVVYKSQQGQLEVDKSPEGQFVQLMALPRTLQQKITKLVDPPGKNRDVEEILLQVAQDPDCGAVVQQGISSIVKTSSITQSVKGIFTAGMWKTVSYSSKKLMKMWKGWRRKPSVSHMS; encoded by the exons ATGTCTCTAACAGCTCTGCACAGCACCGCAGTGATCTACAGGAGGATCCTGTCCCAGTTCCCCCAGGACATCAGCCTAGCTTTCGCTTATGGATCTGGTGTTTTCAAACAGCAAGGGACCAGCCAAGGTCAAATGGAG AAAAACATGCTGGACTTTGTGTTGACGGTGGACGACCCAGTGACGTGGCACACCATGAATCTGCTGCAGAACCGCAAACACTACTCCATCCTCAAGCTATTGGGGCCCAGGATGATCAGCTCGATACAAAATGAACATGGGGCGGCAGTATACTACAACACACTGGTGCCTGTGGATGGGAGG ATTATCAAATATGGTGTGATTAGTACCGAGTCTCTGATAGATGACCTGATGCACTGGAAGACCCTGTACGTTGCTGGACGCCTTCACAAACCA gtgaaaatgttggtgcagaGTGAGAATGGAAAGCTCCGCGCTGCTTTAGTATCCAACCTGAAGAGCGCTGTGATGGCCTCGTTCCTCATGTTGCCAGAGAGCTTCACGGAAGAGGACCTTTTCTTGCAGATAGCTGGCCTATCTTATGCCG GGGATTTCAGGATGGTGATTGGAGAGGACAAGTCCAAGGTGGCCAATATTGTCAAAGACAACATCCAGCACTTCAGGATTCTATACAGCAACATCCTGCGGGACTGTCCTCAGGTGGTCTACAAATCACAGCAAGGACAGCTTGAG GTAGACAAAAGCCCAGAGGGACAGTTTGTCCAGCTGATGGCGTTGCCACGCACCCTCCAGCAAAAGATCACAAAGCTGGTCGACCCTCCGGGTAAGAACCGCGACGTGGAGGAGATCCTGCTGCAGGTGGCTCAGGACCCAGACTGTGGAGCTGTCGTACAGCAAG GTATCTCATCTATTGTGAAAACCTCCAGTATAACACAGAGTGTCAAAGGCATCTTTACAGCTG